The sequence AGGAATatggagagagacacacagagtcaGAGGGAACAGACTACAAATCTGTTCTCCACTCGTGAAATTAGGGTACATGATGCTTTGTGCTGAGTCTGCATAACAAAGGGAGCATTTGTATGAAttcaaaaacatataaaacaactCTATTACAAGTTTGCTTCATGTACAAGGTCTATGCAGGGATTTTCCATTGTTTATACTATGTAATGCTACTTTAAGTGCTTGGTGACTCAGTGAGCTGGCTCTATGTGATTAAGAAACTGAAATAGTGCCTCTTTAATGACTGAGCCTTTGCCTCAGTTTGGATCCATGCTAAAATGGGTGGATTAGATTGAAATCTCTCACAATTCACTCTGAATTATTCTTAGAGGAACTCATTTCCTTTTGAAGGTGACATTGTGATGTTAATCAAAATGAGTTAAGGTTTGCAAGTGTGAAAAAGGTTGATGACATTTGCAAACAGCATGTTCCATTACTAATAAATAAAGGCACTGCATGCATGACTGGGagctgaacccccccccccaaaaaaaggtttaaacctAGAATTGCCCGCGCTCTCCAAACATCATCTTACTTGGTTTATTTTTCACCTGAGTGTTTAAATAAAAGCTTATAGTAAAGGTagtgcatattttatttatggattcattcttttcagcatccttattatatttattaattttacagTAATCTTCATTTAGTAAACTGACATTCAGTTTCcaatattctgtttttattcagctcTATATAGAACCTTGTCTCCCCAGTGTTTAGTCCAAAAAGTGTCTCGTGCATCAGAAGAATCAGTCCTGGCTCCTGAATCCACTGGCTCAGCAGCTGCTAACCCGTAATCTTCAGTAGTTTTAATGTTATTGCACTGTTTTACATTCATACATGCAGGAGTTTACACATCGACACAAATCTACCTTTCACTGGTGTTTCTATGGGGACCCCAGAAAGGACAGTTTGCCAGCCAGCCTTGTGTGTTGAGAATGGGGCCACATCCTCTCGCTCTGATCCCAGTcctccagtttgtttgtttttatatcgCCTTACCCGCTAACGTTCTCCATGCTGTGAAGAAAAATGACAATTACCCTCTAGAACATCAACGAGTTATGTCATAATGATCTTCATATAACATGCTTTCATGTCAGTGACTCCAAAACAGCAAGCTCGTGTGACTGTATTctttccttgtgtgtgtgttttgatgtaGCAGCAGGTCTGTATCACTCACCTGAGTGCAGGTAGCGCCGCTTCACATACAACAGCAGGATCATAACAGAGCCCACAGCGAGGTACAACATCCAGTTTGTTGGCTCTGAAACAGAACACACATCAAGCTCTGCTCCTCCCAGATGCTAGCTCCTAGTATTACACTGAGACTCACCTTCCACAATCAGGGTGAAGCTCTTTGTGATGGGCACTTTCAGGGACTGATGGGAAACGCTGCATGTGAACCTTTTCCCAGAGTCCCTGAGCGAAGCCTGGAGGTAGAAGAAGCCCGACAACGAGAAGGTCATGTCCCGATTTTCTTTGTGGTAGGAAAGGAAGACATTCTCCAGTGACCTGGTATGTGGAGCGTCCAACATGACTGGATCCTGCTCGTACCAAATTATCTCCACATCCCGAGGGTAGTAGCTGTTTGCCCCACACACAATCTTCCTCTTGTTACCCTCCACTAGTGAGAGACTGGGTCCCACATTGAGGGAGACATGGGGAGGCTCTGAGGAAAGCAAAAAACATTACTTTAAAAGCTGAAACGAACAGTGGCTTTTCTGCTGACTTTCTATATTTCTAAGTTCTAAAAAACACATCCACACCATACGACTTTTATCACATAAGATGAGAATGAACACTTTAAGAGCctgatttgctttttttttaaaaaaaagaaaaaaagactgaataaaaaaaaaaaagttaaaaaaattttttgtcaGCATTTACAAAGATACTTTTACACGCTATTTTGTCCTATTCAGGAGAcatggttttgcagacatgttCATGTGCAGCCCTCCAACAGCATGTAGCCTGATGGCGATGACGCTATGCTGATATTGCTGAAAAGTGGGCGTGAACAGCAGAGTGAGTGACAGCAGGCATGCAACAGGAAACAGCGACGGACTGGTTCTACCACATATTTTTGACGTTGCTCCTGATAGCAGTAAACATCTCCAGCAAACtttaaacagtaataataagAGTATTTATGGTTGTCACACTATGCTGTACACATCACAAACAGCTTTTTCACAGTCCACCTTAAACTCCATCAGTAAATGTGGTTGAAAGCATATAAGCACAATTTAGTATTAGTACTTTTGTCCATGGGCTATGAACTCTCTGACTGTTTTCCTCACCTTCAATCTGCAGATTTATATCCACCCTGCCGAATAGTGGATTCACGGACACTGAACAAATGTAGGTCCCTTCACTGCTTATCATGGTGGAGGCGAGGGTGTAGGAGGCATCTCCGGCTGCAAAGGCACGTAGTCCAACACCACTTCCTTGGGTCTGTCCTGTGCGCCTGTTGTAACTGAAGAGCTTGGTCCTCTCACCGTGGTGCTGCTTGTGCCACTCCACAGTGACCTTTGCACCTTTGTGGTCGACATCAAACTGGCAGTGGAGCTTTTGCTGGAACTTCAGGCGTGCTTTAACTGAGGGAGTCTGTGTTTTGATGACCATGGCGACTGTGgaaaagtgtgacaaacatgaaCACATGCGAGTTGTTAAGCACATTTCTCAATACAAGTGTCCAATAACAGTGTAGGAGCCATGGGAAAGGCCATATTTCATTTGTGTATTGAAAGTTGAAGATGAACCCTAAGTGGTGCAACATTTCTTAAATCTGAAATGTGACACCTCTGGCAATCCCTAATTCTAGGCCATTACGGCTGAAGATTCCTGGTTAGCTGGGTACATATACCACTCAGTTAACAAACCACCTGGGTACAGCCTACTGTGCATATAGCTTAACACAAGGATCCTTACCTCTTATCTGTGtacatgtgtttatttgtcTCATCCATGTAATCATTAACACCAACTGGCTGATATTAGTTACACAGACACAGGTTCCTGTTACATGCATGCAATCTTCCTCATTAACTCAGTACCATTGTTCCACATGATAACACTTTCTTATCTTTAATTAGCTTAAAAATTCCTGCACACGTTGAGGAAATCCAAAGCACCTGCCACAGATGCTCTTTGTTGTCATTAATGATGCATTCAACCACATCTTATAGGACAAATACACATTTGTTCTGGGACGCACTCTCTCTCAAACAAATACTAATATTTTTAGGTTATGTGCTGGTGTAATACATTTTGTAGATATGTAAATATGTCATCGAGTGAGACTGCTGATGTCTAACTTTGATTGTAGTTcttcatttaattattaatcaGACTGACCAAATCAATGTATTTTATGAGAAGAATtaagtacatttttattatttcattattttaattattttatgaacattttattatttgttttaatggaTGGTTAGTCATTTGTAATCaagttaattgttttattttccttcagtCAAAGTTTGTTCccataatatttatattttcttcctTTATGGGGTCTGGCACAGCAATACTAACGACTAGTCATAActccaacaaaaaacaaacttttaagacaaatatattcagttttagtcTGAAATCCTCATATGTTCAGTTTACCTGTGGTGGTGAGTACCTCTCTGTTAGGGATGGGGGGCCATTTGTGGTAGTCTGGCCGTCCTGGGGGAGGCTGGTCGAAGGGGCGCCTGAGGAAGCTGGTGATGGTGAAGAGGCCCCTGCTGTGTCTGAGGATGCAGGTAAACCAGTGGTTGTACTCATGGGCACCGAGGACAGGCCAGCGGACGTAACCGCCCTCTGTGCTGTATCTGTGCAGCTCACACTTCAGCTGCTCTGCCTCCACCCCCTCCACATACTGCAGCAGATCCAACTTTGATCCTAgaagacaataaaataaactctaacacactgttgttgttgttgttgttgttcatgtTGTTTTCAGCCTTCTCCTCATGCAGGCTGCAGTAACTCACTGGTGATCAGGAAAGTGATGGCGTTTGGGTTAACAGGAGCATCTCCTTTCTGACCAAACTGAAGTATAGCCTCTCTGTGGATGAGTTGAGTCTCTGTGTGGTTGTCCTTATTCAAAAACACACGCTCATCAATGAAGTAGCAGGGCAGCCACAGGATCTGATGGACActccacacacctgaatgacaCACACGGGCATAGAAGATCAAACAGTGTTAAGTTCATGTGGTAGCCTGTAGTGCCGATACTTGTTGCTGACCTACACACAAGCTGTAATCTGTGACAATAACTCACCTGCACTTAGAGACCAGTAAATAAATATCGTGAATATTAAACTCATGATTCTTCCCCGGTGCCCTCCACGGTCATACCCCTTGCTGCGCGATTGTCACAGGAAGTTTGTCGGGAtactttcactttcactctGCAGGGGTGAATGCTGTGCAGAACAGGATAACGAGCTGCtcacagaagaaaataacaaaaaagaaaaaatctagaATATTTGCTGTTAAATTGCGTTAATTTCCCCGGATAGCCTGTACAGGTGTCctaattattttattgtcaGTCATTATGAGGATGACTGTGTGTCCTGTGTAAACTACTGTCTGTGCTGTGTCATACATAAAAGCTGGATTTTTACCGATTCGTTTTCCCACAAAGATCTATTGTAAATTCACGGcgaatagttttgtttttgtcttttgttttttttttggtggggggtgtcttttttgttttttaactgtattaAACTTGCAGTACCTTTGTTGTCCTGAAGTGTCGCTGTGAAAACTGACCGCATGAAAATACCAGATCAATAGAGAGAAGTCCTGAAATTCAACACACGTCGTACAAGAGAACTTTTCCACCCAATTTTATTAATGAACAATAGCAATACGAACAGATGAGGCGCTTAtccaccaaacaaaaataaattatacaaAGGCTGAGTGTTTAGGAGACATATCAAGATACATAtcaaatacaataaatattaaaaatattaattaacatgaaaaaagcataagcattaaaaaaaagttcctaaagaaaaaaagagtcctGATACCAAAGCCCCAAAACATATTCCATACTGTTTTATTGAATCCTGTTGGACTGTAACCAACTCCTCCTGTGATTCCAGAAAGCCAGTGTGGAAAAAGCAGACAATCCACACTTTCTATATCATCTTCACAGAATACTCAGGTGGTCATATCCAAGTAAAACCAACTAAAGCCTGAATGATTATTTTGTTGGTAAATTCATTTACAATTTTGAATTTCTCTTCTTTCCCTttgggaggaagaggaagtgaaaTATGCTTACTCCTTGTTACATGAACCTCCTCAGCCTCAaattccttcaaaataaaagaagattAGACTTTCTGCAACTGAATGCTTCTAAAAACCTTTTGTACATTTATCATCACAAAAGTCAATTGCTGCTATGCAGAGCTGTCTGAGTCCAGGAGAAGTCTCGGAGTACACAATGTCTtctttatccatccatcttgaAGGCAGTGGGATAAGTTTTTATCTCATCTCAGAAGGATGGTTTGTCCAGTTTAACCTATGCAGCATTCTCTTTTCCAATGTCTCAAAGTGATTTAAGATATAGATAATGCAATTTTAATTTAGTAAACAAATTTTGttatacaaagaaaataaatgtggtTAAAAATGTTGACGCATTTGGTATAAATGCAACTGAATTTGGAGTTTATGGATTGCGTGTTCAAGCTTCTTTCCAAATCCAAAGTAGTGCaaagttttcatttgaaaaagaTGTCTGACATCATCAAATGCACTACAAAAATATAAGAATACAATATATCCATGCTCTTGAATTAAATAGGCTTCCATCAGTACAATCTGACATCAGTCCAGTGTTATTACAACTGACCATCTGTTCTAAAATAGCTGTGAGCTGGTATGTCCCTGTATATTTCTTTGAAGCCATCATCAGGATCACTGAATTCAGATCCTCAGTTTTCAGCTCTGATTCACATAATCTTTGAAAGAGTCCTGAGTATACAGGATAACATCCTGAATCCAAAAGAGTAATCTGTGGAGcataaactgtaataaaaagTAACTACTTATTTGTTAGTACTTCAGAAAACTATTTGCCAACAGACTTGTGATTGACTTACATTGGATGTCTCAATCACTGATAtctaaattaataaaacatgacGAACTCTTCATACCTGATAAAAAAGAAGCCATCAAACTTTTGCCcttttgcaaactaaaaaaaggGCCTCTCTTAAAAAGCCCTGAAATTTAATGACCCAAACAAAACTGTAATGTTTACCATGaattttaacaaagaaaaataaaataaaatacaacacttGTTCAAGTCAACCAGTTCACTAGCTGGTAACACATCATTTTAAGCAGAGTTGTAATGCACTGCCTCACTGTCACACATGGAATGCAGGAGTTCACCAGCCCTCAGTCCGTCGATGTATCTGTGAAGACTCTGAAGGAAGACTCGTTTAGCAGCTCACCTCTCTTATTCAGTCTGTGGCCACAAcctcttcctttcttcctttcaattcaattccattttatttgtacaacaccaaaacaacagtcatctcaaggtgcTTGCcattcccttttttgttttttgtttttatatcacCTTACCTGCACCAACTTTCTCCACActgtgaagggaaaaaaaacaataattactTTAAAGAACTTCAGCATCTCACATGTGATACAACAAGTCCCAAAAGAGCTGGGACAGTGTATGAAATCTGAATAAAAGCAGAATATAATGCTTTACACATCTCATGATCCCATATCTTATTCACAAACattgaaaacatatcaaatgttaaaactgataaaatggaaaatttaaagaaacacaaataattcattttgattttaatgGCTTATTTATTGTGAGGGTCCCAGGGGGCTGGAGTCTGTCACACCTACTGCAaggtgagaggcggggtacaccccgGACAGGCTGcctgtctgtcacagggctaacacagagagacattcaACCTTTCATGGGTAATTTAGAATTACCACTTAACTCAACCCCAATAActgtatgtctttggactgagGATAGGCTCCAGATACCCTgcaaccctgataaggataaatGTAAGAGAATGGGTGGACGGAATTTGATGGCAGTAACTCTATGGTGTAGAGCTGTATATTGAGTGTATCAAACCCAAATGCAGAAATCAGGATTCGGGAGTGAACTGATAAGGCTGGgacataaaggaaaaaaaaattaaaaaaatcaggaaTGATGACACCACAGGCTTTAAACCATACACAAGCACAGGAGACAAACAACGCCTAACATACAACATGAAGTACCTAAACATGGAATTACAAAGAGGAAAGGAACACAACCTAATAACCCAGAACAGAGCCCAGAGAAgtaaaactaaggcctcaaactAGAAACACTACACAATTATCAGTAAACTAACACAAGGAGCAAGTGCCACAATACCGAAATGAGATTAGGTCTGATACAAGAACACAACAGAGGCAGGAACACATAACAAACTAAATGGATACAAAATAGACTAAAAACCCAGAAGGGAACTAGATCAGAAAAACAACTTTTCCCCCCATTAAACCTGTCCTGCCTAATTGTAATCCGAATTATTAGCTGACTCCCATGTTGTGCCAAACATATTTCGCTTTTCCAAGATGAGCGCCATAAAATCTCTATATGCTCCTccattttgtgtgtttctgtattcgTTTCTGTATTCATTTCTATTagtgttatttcagttattacagTGTAATATGACCATttctaagctaacaggcaggagaaaaaaaaagcaagtggGAGAAAATAGGAGAAAATATCAAAGATAAAAGGATAGAGCACAAATAGAAAAGCACCACCTGCTGCACCTGTAGTCCCAGAACTGCCTGGAAGGTGGCAACTCCATAAACACTAATGCACCTCTAATCtatcagagatgcaggcttttgaactTCCCTGATAACAAGTCTGGGAACTTgttttttccaaaaagaatttcTCTGTCATGGTCAATGGGAACACTAGCCGGGGAGCGTTCAGGTTGCCTCGGTGGCCACGCCCTTGGGTTGGGCCATCAGTATCGCACCTGTTTTCCATCCCTGGCAATTACTCCAAAACTATTTCACTTACCGTGGATggctgctccacgccagtccttTATTCACTCTTAGTTAACTTGGCTCTCTTAACCTCTGTGTTTATTCAAGTATTGAATATTGACTCTGATTGTAACCCACAGCATTCTTAATCTGGTTTAGTTTTAACTCTCTGTTTTCCTGCACACAAGTAATTGTTCCCTTTCTGTTGCAGCTTCCCACAGTCCCCATCACGGATTCTCAGGGCATTTCAGTTCCCGGTTTCCTCGACTTGAGTTATATTCTCGTTCCCCTGGTTGTTCCTGATCATTTAtgttaaagaaataaatctgtACATAGTTCCTGTGAATTTTGTATCAAGTCTGCCTTTAGGTCCCTACTGAGTGTGAACCTTGGTTCATGACTTTCTCATTTTGattcatctgaccacagaacatCTTTTTTCCTTTAGCTTCAGTCCATTTTTCATAAGCTTTGGTTaacacagtggttcccaaactttttttgctaggcccccctttgttttacaagacaAATGTTGCCCTCCCATCCCCgccatcctccaaccacacacacccatattttgttccattgcggtttatttcacacctcaaacatttagtaaacaattaagcaaataaaagtaatctgcaataaattacaggtagtaataaaataaacgaCTAACTCCTTTACgatacgtccacacctacacgggtatttttgaaaacgcagctgtttcgtccacacataaacggCGTTCAagtcaccgaaaactgagattttttaaaactccttttttgcgtttacgtgtggacgaggaatacagagttcgtcacgcaacgtcaaaggtatgtgcctaatttcacgtcacgctgtgcgccacgttattgtttacatgagatgaattgcagaatcgcagatagagacaaaatactgttaatctgactatcttcaggttttccacgcttacatacacacacagttactgtccctccatttagaaaggcagaggcgtcacggtgtgattattttacgtgtagttgtttttttcctgtgtaataatattcaacattgctatcaatacatttttcaaaaaatgcctctctgtgcaaaatgggttcaaaaacataaacagctgtaggatactgtttgtccgtgatttgaaccgggggaacaaatcgtggcaggatgagcctgatattatttttatcccgctgtaactttactgtataaagggCTAACATCTccgaaatgtcaggagtagttagtcattacaataagtttttgtgaactaaaactcaagaatgtgggatactgtttgtccgtgatttggagagcccagcgctgctcccgacaaagggaaaaccaattatgCAGGGGGAGACcaacctcggcacttgtgcaggtgaaaccaaagggaaaatatgcttcaccatattttctagtctttggcttagaatgaagttggtttggaaatatATTCAGCAatgcgatgcttcatctcctgctttgcgtttgtgtgggcgccctGTGCTAGCAGTTTCCAAGTGTTTTGGGTtttattttccccttttcatatttcatatttcccCCCCTTGCAATGGCTCCGCGCTCCCctctagggggcgggccccacactttgtgAAGCTCTGGGTTAACAGAAGTTCATATTTAGATTCTTCTTTGTGTGACAGAGCTTcaacctgcatttgtggatgtGACCTGTATTCACAGACACTCACTTGTAGAGGCGTTCGTGAGCTTTGCattgatttccatgacagaatcccTGTTTTTAAAGCATGGCCCAATTCTGATTGGATATTCTGCCTTGTCTATCGTCTGTTGCCTTTCATTTGCCAGGTGGCATATTATTTGATTAACTATCAAATTTAATGCTTCAATGcaactatttaaaaaagaaattgaccTTGTCCCTTAGACACATTCTCTGAAccttttgatgatattatgtaCAGGAAACTATGACATATTTAAAGTTTGCAATTTTAtggaacattattctgaaattgtcAAACAATTCTTAGACACTTCTGGGAAGCTCTGCCCCTCtgagatgctctttttatacccagtcaTGTTACTGACTCCAAAAATGTTTCTCCCGCTTTTTTTCAGTACTGCAGACTTTTCCAGACTTTTCTTGCCCAGcaccaacatttttttctgatatgttgctgtcatcaaatTCAATAGTCTAGTATTTTTCTCCGTAAATTTTGTCACTTTAGtctttttacatgttttccattttcttttaaattccaAATCATCgattctgtttatttatctATATTAATAACTATTTTCTGTAGAATAAATATCATTTTCTCTAATAtatgttatttatattattttctttacattttacacacaactttgcaacttttttaaaattgggGTTGAACATGCTTTATATGTCAGTTGATCCCAAACAGCAAGCACGTGCTCCTCAGGTGTCATTTAGCTGGAATTCTGTATCACTCACCTGAGTGCAGGTAGCGCCGCTTCACATACAACAGCAGGATCACAACAGAGCCCACAACGAGGTACAAAATCCAGTTTGTTGGCTCTGAAACAGAACACACATCAGGCTCTGCTCCTCCCAGCTGCTAGCTCCTAGTACTATACTAtactcataacttttgcactgtccacttcctgctgtgacaaaacaaatttcccacgtgtgggactaataaaggttatcttatcttatcttatcttatactgACACTCACCTTCCACAATCAGGGTGAAACTTTTTGTTATGGGCACTTTCAGGGACTGATGGGAGACGCTGCATGTGAACTTTTTCCCAGAGTCCCTGAGCGCAGCCTGGAGGTAGAAGACACCTGACAGCAAGAAGGTCATGTCCCCATTTACTTTGTGGCTGAACAGAACACTATGGTTTAGTGGCTTGGGATGTGGAGTGCCTGGATCCTCCTCGTACCAAATTATCTCCACATCCCGAGGGTAGTAGCCATTTGCCTCACACTTAACCATCAAGTCCTTGCCCTCCTGCAATAACAGGGTGGTTGCAACATTGAGGGAGACATGGGGAGACTCTgaggaaaggagagagaaaaataaataataatagtaatttcAATACCTAACAGCAGACATTTATTATAGTAACTGggctgttttatttaattcactcgttttaatttaatattctttcaggtCAAAACTGGTGACATTTAAAAGTTGAGATTTGGTCTGAGTTCCAGAATTCTAGGAAGTCAAATTTGGTAAGATGCATTTCAGGTTACACACTTaacagaataatttaaaaaaaaaaaagtttctgacCACACTTAGTGGAGTGTAGTGGAGTAACA comes from Astatotilapia calliptera chromosome 14, fAstCal1.2, whole genome shotgun sequence and encodes:
- the LOC113035679 gene encoding tapasin-related protein-like; amino-acid sequence: MSLIFTIFIYWSLSAGVWSVHQILWLPCYFIDERVFLNKDNHTETQLIHREAILQFGQKGDAPVNPNAITFLITRSKLDLLQYVEGVEAEQLKCELHRYSTEGGYVRWPVLGAHEYNHWFTCILRHSRGLFTITSFLRRPFDQPPPGRPDYHKWPPIPNREVLTTTVAMVIKTQTPSVKARLKFQQKLHCQFDVDHKGAKVTVEWHKQHHGERTKLFSYNRRTGQTQGSGVGLRAFAAGDASYTLASTMISSEGTYICSVSVNPLFGRVDINLQIEEPPHVSLNVGPSLSLVEGNKRKIVCGANSYYPRDVEIIWYEQDPVMLDAPHTRSLENVFLSYHKENRDMTFSLSGFFYLQASLRDSGKRFTCSVSHQSLKVPITKSFTLIVEEPTNWMLYLAVGSVMILLLYVKRRYLHSAWRTLAGKAI